Part of the Zingiber officinale cultivar Zhangliang chromosome 6A, Zo_v1.1, whole genome shotgun sequence genome, GGGATTTTAGACAATCTTCTGGTCTGTTTGTTCATCATCACCCACACACTGCAAAACAAAATCCAAAATAGAGAAAGAATGGATTTATACAAACCTTGCACAAAAAATTCAAGTCTGTTGTGATGAAATCTCCAAACCTGGTTGCTTGCATAACAGTTTGTCCTGTTCGATAGTCACGGACATGCCAATCACGGCGCATCCCATTTTTCCCTGACGCAGCCACCCATGTATCTATTTCAACAACATCTTCCCTGAAAATAACAAGGTTAAGTTGATAaagaagatagaaaaaaaatacacaatgaaGTGATGAAACTATGACTCAATGTAAGATTAACTCAACTAACATGCAGAAAGTTAGGTGAGCTTTAAATCAAATACCCTATTTGGCTACCAATAATGGTTCAAGAGACTAACAGCAAAATTTCCAcaaagaagttcaaaggtagGCCATaactaaagaaattaaaaaaaaaaaatcaataatggTTTAAGAGACTGAACGACAGCAAAAACTCAACAAAGAAGTTCAAAGGTAACCACCATAactataaagaaattttaaaaaaaaatccaggaGTCTAATTTAATAACCAATTAGCTTACAATAAAAGTTACAAGGTGTACATAGGAGTAAACACCCTAAACAAAAGTTTGAAAACAGGAATAATCAACCACAGTTTATCCTCAAATATCATAAATAAATTATCTTATGtaggaaaaaaacaaagaaaaatattGGTAGCCAAAAAAAATGTTTCATACATTTAAACAATTGCTTAGCTTGCAATATAGTGGCAGTGAGGAACGGATTAATACCAAATATTTTGTCAATAAGTCATTACAGACGAAAAACTTACCAGGAAGGATATTTCTCAACAAGAATCTGCATCTTGGTCACCACCCAAATCAAATTTCTCTTGCACATTTCTGGCGTCGAACCATACCCATCACCCATGAGCCCAACACCCCTTACGTGGTTGAGGGCAGTTTCCTGCATATGATAAATAGATAAAGTAGTAAACAACACTAGCAAAAGCAAGAAATAAGTTGAACCAAGGTATTATATTCCACTAAACCTGCAGATGATTCATTAAAGTCTCTATAGAAGCAGTTCTATCCGCTCCTATTTCATATGACCTAATGCTGAAGTTCTGCCTGAAAACAAAACCATCCTGCATTATCTTTCCCAGCCCAAATGCATCAGCAAGCATATCAGGACGCCTAGGCTTCCAGTCAATCAGGGTAAACTGCTTCTCAGCAGCCAAGAAGATTGTTGTTATGGCAGCAAATAGAAAACTCCAGTCGGGCAATTGGTTGTAAAATGTCCTTGCAGTTGATGGACAATCTTCCTCAACCTTAAGAGTCTCAGATTTCAGACCGGCCTTAGAAGGTGCTTGTGCCTCCACCCTCATTGCACCAGATGATAAGGTAGGCTTTGCTACAATGCCTCTGACACCCAAGTTTTGAGGGCCGCCACCGACACGCTGTGATGCTTTAGCCGAAACCACTGACGAGGAAGATGAAGCAGGAAAGAAGGCCGAGGACGCCACAGACGCAACCATTCTTAAACCTTTTAACAATTATATGAATAGCTTGAATTAGAAACATAAAACATCTGAAGAGTTCACAAGAAAGGAATTTCTCTAGCGTAGTAAAATAAAAGTTCATGAAAGATTAAAGCACCCATAACAATGAAAAAAATTCGCCACCAACTTCTCCCAAAGGTAGTAAGATGAGATTAATAGATCATGCAGAAAAAGCTAATAAATAGGAAAAACAAAACCCCAATcaacaaatttaacttaattaactcaTTACTTCCTTGCAAAAATCAATCAGCATTATACGCTAACGATCGAAACAATTCGATAGaatcaaaaaaagaaaaaaaaacacaatattCAGCTGCCAACAGAACCCCTTGAATCATAACCACACAACGGTCCGCCAGAAACTCATGCAAAGTGAGGCAAATTAACTGCTGTTGGAGATCCCAGAACCACCGCAGCAAGACTAAACATTTATCGAAAAGAGAACAAACCCAACAAGTGATCCTAATGCAGGAAAAAGGGAATCGACGAGAAGTGAAAAAAGAAAACTGTACCAGAAAGAAGAGAAGAACTCCACCTGCCTCCACTGCTGAACAACAAAACAAATCGCCACGcgacctcttcctcttcctcttcctctttctgCTAGGGTTTGTCGGAGCGGCCTCGGGCTTGTCGAGGAGTGCATAAATAGGTGACGCAGTGTTGGCTTTGTCCGCACTGACCTTTCCAAATCAATACACACCGTCGATCATTTCCCAGAAGAAGATCTTGACCTCtcatatgtttatatatatatatagattaattaaattatagaatcTACAAATTATACCATcgtataatttatataatatttttttcaaatatatttatcgAAAATACCGATACAATTATGAAAACAAATTAtactttattaatattattttcttaATAATAAATAGTTGTATAAAGTAAATGGAAGAAATATTCAGAATTTACCTTATTTGTGAACAAATTATTAATAGTATTCTTCTTTAttgatatttaattattatattttacttCTCAACACAATTTTATAATATTATAAAAAACTTACAAGTAATAGAGCAGtgatattattttataatattatatCAAACCCACAAAATTATTTCACTCCATTTATAATCAGCTCATTAATAAATGAATGAAATTCACAGTCCTTAAATTGACAACCTACACTGAAAATACATCCCTATTTgttaataaatcaatatacacaTGACTAGATATTCATCGATTTCCTcttcgatgaaatcaatatggcgATATATCTCTATATATGCAAACAATAGGCGTAAAtaattaactatatatatatttttttttaagttgacaTCCAATATCTAGTTATTCAAATCAATTAATTCTAACAATATGCGTAAATAATCAactatctattttttttagttaGCATCGAATATCTAGTTATTCAAATTAACTAGTTCTTAGAATTATTTGAtccaataaaatttttttattaattgataTGGTGATGATGAGGGATCCCATCCTACTACTATGGTGgaagtcaagaaggtcaaaatcaaTACGGTCAACATGTAGATGGCATCGGTCGGTCGAGCAAAGTGTGCCCCGACCGGGGAAAAGGATCCGACCCACCATCGCCTCCGACATGGGGAGCGATCAAATAGTTAACGCTCAAGGGAGACAAGGTGCAGAAGCCGAGCCCAGCGGCTAC contains:
- the LOC121995611 gene encoding palmitoyl-acyl carrier protein thioesterase, chloroplastic-like — protein: MVASVASSAFFPASSSSSVVSAKASQRVGGGPQNLGVRGIVAKPTLSSGAMRVEAQAPSKAGLKSETLKVEEDCPSTARTFYNQLPDWSFLFAAITTIFLAAEKQFTLIDWKPRRPDMLADAFGLGKIMQDGFVFRQNFSIRSYEIGADRTASIETLMNHLQETALNHVRGVGLMGDGYGSTPEMCKRNLIWVVTKMQILVEKYPSWEDVVEIDTWVAASGKNGMRRDWHVRDYRTGQTVMQATSVWVMMNKQTRRLSKIPEEVRAEIGSYFMDRDPILDEDSRKFPKLEANTADHVQRGLTPRWSDLDVNQHVNNVKYIGWILEGAPITILESHELASMTLEYKRECGRGSVLQSLAAISNNNAGDSAKPGIECQHLLRLESGAEIMRGRTEWRPKRAQGLQPDWLQARIA